From Nitrososphaerales archaeon, one genomic window encodes:
- a CDS encoding helix-turn-helix domain-containing protein has translation MQLLREKPTAKKIRRYCLEEARNWADAFDAGDSILKIAARERVDPGTVSNWLHKLGVELRQGQHKVAQPPLKYPNELVELASSGPNNVLRLVRERAWGVDPTERGQHQLTKFCKFIRLHQGGIGVEEIARRLEVHRSTVAEWRNGTDTPYLVKVAQQALANPHAATMKIISLRVESGGNLPTEWFLVPAQVRHYEDFADVVRRLVPNEEAYSRAEQLGITRTVLADLRPELAGYSLGMMLGDAGKLGGSQQRFKSMNIDIQFTKGEESNLMLGEFACLCFNLLGLSMHRIKDKLPSGTQLLGEDPTAAFRWSSNRSPIIAWTFRTCIGLDFGQNTSTSQAQMGWLFDAPYNFRKRFLQALGDSDGTVRNHVSEITSVPNAEFVTSVMKSLGMKTAHTRFENQTPIRSIVSNSEASTVPIFNEFASGYRYQKLMRFAGVI, from the coding sequence TTGCAACTGCTCCGCGAAAAGCCTACGGCAAAGAAGATCAGACGCTACTGTCTCGAAGAAGCCCGAAACTGGGCTGATGCGTTCGACGCCGGAGATTCCATTCTCAAGATTGCGGCCCGCGAGCGTGTAGACCCGGGGACCGTCAGCAACTGGCTACACAAGCTCGGGGTTGAGCTAAGGCAGGGGCAACATAAAGTCGCGCAACCTCCGCTCAAGTACCCAAATGAGTTAGTGGAACTGGCATCGTCCGGACCCAACAACGTCCTAAGACTTGTCCGCGAGCGTGCCTGGGGAGTTGACCCCACCGAAAGGGGACAGCATCAGTTGACCAAGTTCTGCAAATTCATTAGGTTGCATCAGGGTGGAATTGGAGTCGAAGAAATCGCGCGAAGGTTGGAGGTTCACCGGTCTACGGTCGCCGAATGGAGGAATGGAACTGATACGCCGTACCTTGTCAAAGTGGCACAGCAGGCACTAGCGAATCCGCACGCTGCCACGATGAAGATCATTTCGCTTAGAGTTGAATCTGGAGGAAACCTCCCCACAGAATGGTTTCTCGTCCCTGCGCAAGTCAGACATTACGAGGATTTTGCAGATGTTGTCAGAAGACTGGTTCCTAATGAAGAGGCATACTCAAGGGCTGAGCAGCTAGGGATCACCAGGACCGTTCTTGCCGACCTTAGGCCAGAACTCGCCGGTTATTCCCTTGGCATGATGTTGGGGGACGCGGGCAAACTAGGCGGGAGTCAACAGCGGTTCAAGTCAATGAATATTGATATTCAGTTTACCAAAGGTGAGGAATCCAATCTGATGCTGGGAGAATTCGCTTGCTTGTGCTTCAACCTGTTGGGACTATCGATGCACAGAATCAAGGACAAGCTTCCGAGTGGAACTCAGCTTCTGGGGGAGGACCCAACCGCTGCTTTCAGATGGTCGTCGAACCGTTCTCCGATCATCGCTTGGACCTTTCGGACTTGTATTGGGTTGGATTTTGGCCAGAACACCAGCACTAGTCAAGCACAGATGGGATGGCTTTTCGATGCCCCTTACAATTTCCGAAAACGGTTCCTTCAAGCCCTAGGTGATTCGGATGGTACGGTAAGGAACCATGTGTCAGAGATTACCAGTGTTCCCAACGCTGAATTTGTTACGAGTGTGATGAAGAGCCTTGGGATGAAGACCGCGCACACGCGATTCGAGAATCAGACGCCGATACGGTCTATCGTGTCAAACAGCGAAGCGTCCACCGTGCCAATCTTCAACGAGTTTGCGTCTGGCTACCGCTACCAGAAGCTGATGAGATTCGCAGGTGTTATCTGA
- a CDS encoding alpha/beta hydrolase gives MQPTEKKVAAGEFTVNCATVGKGENIVLLHGSDHRESWRVWEPMLPLGDAYSLIMPDLIGYGGSSAPTETPDYRAQARVVKDLLERLSVENTNLMGTSWGGQVALEFALEWPDSVKAIVLIASAYDKEQLQRLQKLRKPTLIVYAEDDMMTQLKAGYLLRDAIGTSRLEVLEPVARDPAHDFTISHKLERFRAPLVLQLVRLFLSKPAEMIAEPPEMENELKGMALRKNDDDDTGKRE, from the coding sequence ATGCAGCCGACGGAAAAGAAGGTCGCAGCGGGAGAGTTCACGGTGAACTGCGCGACTGTCGGGAAAGGGGAGAATATTGTTCTCCTCCACGGCAGCGATCACCGCGAGAGCTGGAGGGTTTGGGAACCGATGCTCCCCCTGGGGGACGCCTACAGCCTCATCATGCCAGACCTGATCGGGTACGGCGGGTCCTCTGCACCGACAGAGACGCCCGACTACAGGGCGCAGGCGCGCGTGGTCAAGGACCTGTTGGAGAGGCTCTCGGTGGAGAATACGAATCTGATGGGGACGAGTTGGGGCGGTCAGGTGGCCCTGGAGTTCGCGCTCGAGTGGCCCGACTCCGTTAAGGCGATCGTCCTGATCGCGAGCGCGTACGACAAGGAGCAGCTCCAGAGGCTGCAGAAGCTGAGGAAGCCTACACTGATTGTGTACGCTGAGGACGACATGATGACCCAGCTGAAGGCGGGCTACCTCTTGAGAGACGCCATAGGGACGTCCCGGCTGGAGGTGCTGGAGCCAGTGGCCCGCGACCCTGCTCACGATTTCACGATATCGCACAAGCTGGAGAGGTTCAGGGCCCCGCTGGTCCTCCAACTTGTCAGGCTCTTTCTGTCGAAGCCGGCGGAGATGATTGCTGAGCCGCCAGAAATGGAAAACGAACTGAAGGGTATGGCGCTCAGGAAGAATGATGACGACGACACTGGGAAGCGAGAGTAG
- the guaA gene encoding glutamine-hydrolyzing GMP synthase, producing the protein MAHQSLEGGIAVLDFGGQYSHLICRRVRALGVYATLLPFDTGAEELATKKVAGVILSGGPSSVYDEGAPHPDPRLFDGGIPVLGICYGYQLMIQAHGGEVQRAERREYGRASVRVVEKGEIFAGLKKEEVSCWMSHGDSATRLPGTLRALASSEGSPYAAVSSADGRQLGVQFHPEVSHTEDGELMISNFVLRVCGALRGWTMEGFLKESVGELSRLEGRVLCAVSGGVDSAVTAILLQKAVDERLECVFIDTGLLRAGEAEAVEKVLSHDLGIRLSVVDASEAFLGALKGVADPEQKRRVVGKVFADRFEAFARKNGPFAHLAQGTLYPDVIESGRSGAPASVIKTHHNVGGLPSGLSMAVVEPLRDLYKDEVRKLGAILGLPQTLLQRHPFPGPGLAVRIVGEVTPEKLRVCREANRLVEEVLMEKGVHSMLWQAFAYVGDDLVTGVLGDERRLGYQVSVKAVESVDGMTADWYRMPHEVMERVSSRITNEVEGVVAVSYVVSSKPPATIEPQ; encoded by the coding sequence ATGGCGCATCAGTCGCTGGAGGGGGGCATCGCAGTCCTGGATTTCGGCGGCCAGTATTCCCACCTCATCTGCAGGAGGGTGAGAGCACTTGGTGTCTACGCGACTCTCCTTCCGTTCGACACGGGTGCGGAGGAACTGGCGACGAAGAAGGTTGCGGGTGTAATCCTTTCGGGCGGGCCGTCGAGCGTATACGACGAGGGCGCGCCCCATCCAGACCCGCGGCTATTCGACGGGGGAATCCCGGTGCTCGGAATCTGCTACGGATACCAGCTGATGATTCAGGCCCACGGCGGCGAAGTGCAGCGGGCGGAGAGGAGGGAGTACGGTAGGGCCTCCGTCAGGGTGGTCGAGAAGGGCGAAATCTTCGCCGGCCTGAAGAAGGAGGAGGTCTCGTGTTGGATGAGCCACGGAGACTCGGCAACCAGGCTTCCAGGGACACTCCGCGCGCTCGCATCGAGCGAAGGGTCACCCTACGCGGCGGTCAGTTCGGCGGACGGCAGGCAGCTCGGGGTCCAGTTCCATCCTGAGGTTTCCCACACGGAGGACGGGGAGCTCATGATTTCCAACTTCGTGCTCCGGGTATGCGGCGCGTTGCGAGGCTGGACGATGGAAGGTTTCCTGAAAGAATCCGTGGGGGAACTCTCGAGGCTCGAGGGTCGCGTCCTCTGCGCTGTGTCGGGCGGGGTCGACTCGGCCGTCACGGCAATCCTGCTCCAGAAGGCTGTGGACGAAAGACTCGAGTGCGTGTTCATTGACACCGGTCTGCTGAGGGCAGGCGAAGCGGAGGCCGTTGAGAAGGTCCTCAGTCACGACCTCGGGATTCGTCTCTCCGTGGTCGATGCATCGGAAGCCTTTCTGGGTGCCCTGAAGGGCGTGGCCGACCCAGAGCAGAAGAGGCGGGTCGTCGGCAAGGTCTTCGCCGACAGGTTCGAGGCGTTCGCAAGGAAGAACGGACCCTTCGCTCACCTTGCACAGGGGACTTTGTACCCGGACGTAATAGAGAGTGGCAGGTCCGGCGCACCCGCGTCGGTCATAAAGACGCACCACAACGTAGGCGGGCTTCCGAGCGGCCTCTCGATGGCAGTAGTCGAACCACTCAGAGACCTGTACAAGGACGAGGTTCGGAAGCTTGGAGCGATCCTCGGCCTTCCCCAGACATTGCTCCAGAGGCACCCTTTCCCCGGCCCGGGCCTTGCGGTGAGGATAGTTGGGGAGGTCACTCCCGAGAAGTTGCGGGTCTGCAGGGAGGCGAACAGGTTAGTCGAGGAGGTCCTCATGGAAAAGGGCGTCCACTCGATGCTGTGGCAGGCGTTCGCCTACGTCGGGGACGACTTGGTGACGGGAGTCCTCGGAGACGAGAGGAGGCTGGGTTACCAGGTCTCTGTGAAGGCAGTCGAGTCCGTGGACGGGATGACGGCCGACTGGTACAGGATGCCTCACGAGGTGATGGAGCGTGTCTCCAGCAGGATAACCAACGAGGTGGAGGGCGTCGTGGCTGTGTCCTACGTTGTCTCTTCAAAGCCGCCGGCGACGATCGAGCCCCAATAG
- the tuf gene encoding translation elongation factor EF-1 subunit alpha, whose protein sequence is MANKPHLNLIVCGHVDHGKSTSMGHFLFDLGVVDQRMIEEFAKESEKTGAGDSFKYAWVLDQLKDERERGVTIDLAFQKFETPKYFYTLIDAPGHRDFIKNMITGASEADGAVLVVSAKKGEEDVALAPGGQAREHAFLLFTLGVKQMVACINKMDDQTVKYSEQRFNEAKQDVENLLKNVGFDIKKISIIPVSGWTGENLVKKSTNMPWYKGPTLLEALDHFTEPPKPIDKPLRIPVQDVYTITGVGTVPVGRVETGKMKVGDTVMIMPEGLTAEVKSIETHHTAMQEAMAGDNIGFNLRGVAKTDFRRGSVLGPTNAPPTIAKEFQAQIIVVFHPTAIAAGYTPVLHAHTAQVAATITEIIAKIDPRTGQPTEEKPKTIKTGDSAIVRISPLRPIVLETFKDFPELGRFALRDMGSTVAAGIVKEITQKGQVEKAVAKA, encoded by the coding sequence ATGGCGAATAAGCCTCACCTGAACCTGATTGTTTGCGGTCACGTAGACCACGGCAAGAGCACCTCAATGGGTCATTTTCTGTTCGACCTTGGCGTCGTAGACCAGAGGATGATTGAAGAGTTCGCAAAGGAGTCGGAGAAGACAGGCGCCGGCGACTCTTTCAAGTACGCTTGGGTCCTCGACCAGCTGAAGGACGAGCGAGAGAGAGGCGTAACGATAGACCTCGCATTCCAGAAGTTCGAGACTCCAAAGTACTTCTACACACTAATCGACGCTCCAGGCCACCGCGACTTCATCAAGAACATGATCACGGGAGCTTCCGAGGCGGACGGAGCGGTCCTCGTCGTCTCCGCCAAGAAGGGTGAGGAGGATGTCGCACTGGCGCCAGGAGGACAGGCGAGAGAACACGCATTTCTGCTGTTCACTCTGGGCGTGAAACAGATGGTCGCCTGCATCAATAAGATGGACGACCAGACAGTGAAGTACTCTGAGCAGAGGTTCAACGAGGCCAAGCAGGACGTCGAGAACCTGTTGAAGAACGTCGGGTTCGACATCAAGAAGATCAGCATCATCCCAGTCTCGGGATGGACGGGCGAGAACCTTGTCAAGAAATCGACGAACATGCCGTGGTACAAGGGGCCCACCCTGCTCGAAGCGCTGGACCACTTCACTGAGCCTCCAAAGCCTATCGACAAGCCGTTAAGAATCCCCGTCCAGGATGTCTACACAATCACTGGCGTCGGTACAGTCCCTGTAGGAAGGGTCGAGACGGGTAAGATGAAGGTGGGCGACACTGTCATGATCATGCCCGAAGGCCTAACCGCGGAAGTGAAGTCGATTGAGACGCACCACACTGCAATGCAGGAGGCGATGGCCGGCGACAACATAGGCTTCAACCTCAGAGGCGTCGCGAAGACGGACTTCAGGCGAGGGTCTGTCCTCGGACCGACGAACGCGCCGCCGACGATTGCAAAGGAGTTCCAGGCGCAGATCATAGTTGTCTTCCACCCGACTGCGATAGCTGCCGGGTACACGCCAGTTCTCCATGCCCACACTGCGCAAGTGGCCGCCACAATCACGGAGATCATAGCGAAGATCGACCCGAGGACTGGACAGCCTACTGAGGAGAAGCCCAAGACGATAAAGACCGGCGATTCTGCGATAGTGAGGATATCACCACTGAGACCGATTGTCCTCGAGACCTTCAAGGACTTTCCGGAGCTCGGAAGGTTCGCCTTGAGGGACATGGGCAGCACGGTAGCAGCCGGAATAGTCAAAGAAATCACGCAGAAGGGCCAAGTAGAGAAGGCAGTCGCTAAGGCGTAG
- a CDS encoding methylenetetrahydrofolate reductase, which produces MPKPTRPFTSIVEVFPPNFSADKTKEPMIGLRQKTRDFVERVKRLQQIADAILVADVKDTGRLKLSTVHSAALLKEMSGVDAIPVITARDSNRPAVLSSVVTAFSMGLTSLMIVWGDRYGTGEGAKNVYDFASVSELLGQVRDLSVRSNLKCRLLAPVDLSILRTERGLRLAKDRLKSGADLLLAQPPTTDAETTLPKHARLLTGAGLDGRVLLNVFPFRDEADVEGCRKKFGWDLPPRLDRIAREGERALLKEARGVAAGVRGRGLAGVYVSTRGKPEHARFILD; this is translated from the coding sequence TTGCCCAAACCGACTCGGCCTTTCACGTCGATTGTTGAAGTCTTCCCACCAAACTTCAGCGCTGACAAGACCAAGGAACCGATGATTGGGCTGAGGCAGAAGACGCGAGACTTCGTCGAGAGGGTCAAGCGCCTGCAGCAGATCGCGGATGCAATCCTTGTTGCCGACGTCAAGGACACAGGGCGCCTCAAGCTCTCCACAGTGCACTCGGCTGCGCTTCTCAAGGAGATGTCAGGGGTAGACGCGATTCCAGTCATAACGGCAAGGGACTCGAACAGGCCCGCAGTTCTCTCCTCCGTAGTGACAGCCTTCTCGATGGGATTGACCAGTCTCATGATCGTCTGGGGAGACCGGTACGGCACGGGCGAAGGAGCCAAGAACGTCTACGATTTCGCCTCTGTCTCGGAGCTGCTCGGGCAGGTACGCGACCTCTCTGTCCGCTCGAACTTGAAATGCAGGCTCCTCGCGCCCGTGGACCTGTCCATCCTGAGAACGGAGCGGGGCCTGCGGCTCGCTAAGGACAGGTTGAAGAGCGGGGCAGACCTGCTTCTCGCGCAGCCCCCAACCACAGACGCAGAGACAACGCTGCCGAAGCACGCAAGACTTCTCACGGGCGCCGGGCTCGACGGCCGGGTTCTCCTCAACGTCTTTCCGTTCCGAGACGAAGCAGACGTGGAAGGTTGCAGGAAGAAGTTCGGGTGGGACCTGCCGCCAAGGCTCGACAGGATCGCGCGAGAGGGAGAAAGGGCACTGCTGAAAGAGGCTCGGGGAGTAGCAGCCGGAGTAAGAGGCAGGGGCCTCGCCGGAGTCTACGTCTCGACAAGAGGCAAGCCGGAGCACGCCAGGTTCATACTGGACTGA
- a CDS encoding 30S ribosomal protein S7, translated as MSRQALEYPNLLLWTKWDLTGVKVEDVGLQGVISLKPMLVPHSGGRHERKKFAKARVNIVERLVNQMMHYGRKYAKNTGRMGGKKQKSINIVKTAFELVQLKTGQNPAQVLVKAIENAAPNEDTTRLSYGGVVYHMSVDISPVRRVDIALRFISEGVRAAAFSSARSVEEVLADEIISAANGDPNSHSVKKKNEQERVAMASR; from the coding sequence ATGAGCAGACAAGCGCTCGAGTACCCGAATTTGCTCTTGTGGACCAAGTGGGACCTCACAGGCGTCAAGGTTGAGGACGTAGGCCTTCAGGGAGTCATCAGCCTGAAGCCAATGCTCGTCCCCCACTCAGGAGGGAGGCACGAGCGGAAGAAGTTCGCGAAGGCAAGGGTAAACATTGTGGAAAGGCTCGTAAACCAGATGATGCACTACGGCAGGAAGTACGCAAAGAACACAGGCAGGATGGGCGGGAAGAAGCAAAAGTCGATCAACATAGTGAAGACAGCCTTCGAGCTTGTCCAGCTCAAGACAGGTCAGAACCCAGCACAAGTCCTTGTGAAGGCCATAGAGAATGCCGCCCCCAACGAGGACACGACCAGGCTCAGCTACGGTGGAGTGGTGTACCACATGTCCGTGGATATCTCACCCGTCAGGCGGGTTGACATCGCTCTCAGGTTCATCTCCGAGGGGGTCAGGGCAGCCGCGTTCTCGTCCGCAAGAAGCGTCGAAGAGGTTCTAGCCGACGAGATAATATCCGCGGCTAACGGGGACCCGAACAGCCATTCTGTCAAGAAGAAGAACGAACAAGAACGCGTAGCCATGGCCTCTAGGTAG
- a CDS encoding IMP dehydrogenase produces MPPTFVSKLKNASSVHTFRDYILLPGRSKAEPNEIDLSSNLTKSIRLRLPIISSPMDSVTEWRLALEMARLGGAGAIHRNMAVERQVEQVKNVKKSKVEALSVDAKGRPLVGASVSPLDQERCTALDAVADFLISDVAHFHNSKIIAAARKVLPRLSSDFVVGNVGTGRAVKEILEELPRVDGFRAGIGSGSICITSEVTRVGAPTLFAVAEVSTAVREMRSAVPVIADGGIRGPGDAALALAAGASTVMLGSLLAGSDESPSQVVTRKGKKMKIHRGMASAAARRVRFALDRYSVPAKGLDEGIEAYVPCSGPAKESVARMEKGLRAALGYAGATSVKDLWRVASFGLVTTAGAGELGAHSLVPKEAA; encoded by the coding sequence TTGCCACCTACTTTTGTGTCGAAGTTGAAGAACGCGTCGAGCGTCCATACATTCCGAGACTACATTCTTCTTCCTGGCAGGAGTAAGGCGGAGCCGAACGAAATCGACCTTTCCTCCAACTTGACAAAGAGCATCAGGTTGAGGTTGCCAATTATCTCGTCGCCCATGGACTCTGTGACGGAGTGGAGGCTCGCACTCGAGATGGCGAGGCTCGGAGGCGCGGGTGCGATACACAGGAACATGGCCGTCGAGAGACAGGTGGAACAGGTGAAGAATGTGAAGAAGTCGAAGGTGGAGGCGTTGAGTGTCGATGCGAAGGGGAGGCCTTTGGTTGGTGCCTCGGTCTCGCCCCTCGACCAGGAGAGGTGCACAGCCCTTGATGCAGTCGCAGACTTCCTCATCTCGGACGTTGCCCACTTCCACAATTCGAAGATCATCGCAGCGGCGCGGAAGGTGCTCCCCCGGCTGAGCTCTGACTTCGTCGTTGGGAACGTCGGGACAGGGCGAGCTGTCAAGGAGATACTTGAGGAGCTGCCCAGGGTTGACGGCTTCAGGGCAGGGATCGGGTCGGGTTCAATCTGCATAACGTCTGAGGTCACAAGGGTTGGTGCCCCGACCCTCTTCGCCGTTGCGGAGGTCTCCACAGCTGTAAGGGAGATGAGGTCAGCTGTCCCGGTTATTGCAGACGGAGGGATCAGAGGACCGGGGGACGCAGCTCTGGCGCTGGCGGCGGGGGCGTCCACAGTGATGCTCGGGTCGTTGCTCGCGGGTTCGGACGAGTCGCCCAGCCAGGTGGTTACTAGGAAAGGGAAGAAGATGAAGATCCACAGAGGGATGGCAAGCGCAGCGGCCAGGAGGGTGCGGTTCGCGCTCGACAGGTACAGCGTACCCGCGAAGGGGCTCGACGAGGGGATAGAGGCGTATGTGCCCTGCTCAGGGCCTGCCAAGGAATCAGTGGCCAGGATGGAGAAGGGGCTCAGGGCGGCCCTCGGCTACGCTGGGGCAACCAGCGTCAAGGACCTCTGGCGGGTAGCCTCCTTTGGCCTTGTAACCACGGCAGGGGCGGGAGAGCTGGGAGCCCACTCGCTGGTGCCCAAGGAGGCCGCGTAG